One Ricinus communis isolate WT05 ecotype wild-type chromosome 2, ASM1957865v1, whole genome shotgun sequence DNA segment encodes these proteins:
- the LOC8267857 gene encoding pentatricopeptide repeat-containing protein At2g33680, which translates to MPLHPQNLSSFNSLVQFTHQKSLQKGRALHAQIIKLASSSSCIYLANSLINFYAKCCHLPKAKLVFDRIHNKDVISWNCLINGYSQQGPTGSSFVMELFQRMRADNILPNAHTFSGIFTAASNLSSIFFGQQAHAVAIKMACFYDVFVGSSLLNMYCKAGLLFEAREVFDRMPERNEVTWATMISGYAIQRLAGEAFEVFELMRREEEDVNEFAFTSVLSALAVPEFVDSGKQIHCLAVKTGLLVFLSILNALVTMYAKCGSLDDSLQVFEMSNDKNSITWSAMITGYAQSGDSHKALKLFSRMHFAGINPSEFTLVGVLNACSDACAVEEGKQVHNYLLKLGFESQLYIMTALVDMYAKSGVTEDARKGFNYLQQPDLVLWTSMIAGYVQNGENEDALSLYCRMQMEGILPNELTMASVLKACSNLAAFDQGRQIHARTIKYGLGLEVTIGSALSTMYAKCGNLEEGNIVFRRMPERDIISWNAMISGLSQNGYGKEALELFEEMRQQDTKPDDVTFVNVLSACSHMGLVDSGWLYFRMMFDEFGLLPKVEHYACMVDVLSRAGKLYEAKEFIESTTIDHGLCLWRILLGACRNYRNYELGAYAGEKLMELGSQESSAYVLLSGIYTALGRPEDVERVRSMMKVRGVSKEPGCSWIELKSNVHVFVVGDQMHPCIGEIRTEILRLSKQMKDEGYQPASVTDSYDFMM; encoded by the coding sequence ATGCCTCTCCATCCCCAAAATCTCTCCTCCTTTAATTCTCTTGTGCAATTTACCCATCAAAAAAGCCTCCAAAAAGGCAGGGCTCTCCACGCTCAGATTATAAAACtcgcctcttcttcttcttgcataTACCTTGCGAATAGtctgataaatttttatgccAAGTGTTGCCATTTACCTAAAGCCAAGCTTGTATTCGATCGAATTCATAATAAAGACGTAATATCATGGAATTGTCTCATAAATGGTTACTCCCAACAGGGTCCCACAGGGTCCTCCTTTGTCATGGAATTATTTCAGCGCATGAGAGCAGACAATATCTTACCAAATGCACACACTTTTTCTGGTATTTTCACTGCCGCTTCAAACTTGTCTAGCATTTTTTTTGGTCAGCAGGCTCATGCTGTTGCCATCAAAATGGCGTGTTTCTATGATGTTTTTGTTGGTAGCTCTCTCCTCAATATGTATTGTAAAGCTGGTCTGCTTTTTGAGGCTCGCGAAGTGTTTGACAGAATGCCCGAGAGAAACGAGGTTACATGGGCTACAATGATTTCAGGGTATGCAATTCAACGTCTTGCTGGAGAGGCTTTCGAAGTCTTTGAATTGATGCGAAGAGAAGAGGAGGATGTGAATGAGTTTGCATTCACTAGTGTTCTTAGTGCTTTGGCTGTTCCTGAATTTGTTGATAGTGGCAAGCAGATACATTGCCTTGCAGTTAAAACCGGGCTATTAGTATTTCTCTCTATTTTAAACGCGCTGGTTACCATGTATGCTAAATGTGGGAGTTTAGATGATTCTCTTCAAGTGTTTGAGATGTCAAATGATAAGAATTCCATCACATGGTCAGCTATGATCACTGGTTATGCTCAAAGTGGGGATTCTCATAAGGCTTTGAAACTCTTTTCTAGGATGCATTTTGCTGGTATTAATCCTAGTGAGTTTACCCTTGTAGGCGTTCTTAATGCTTGCAGTGATGCATGTGCTGTTGAAGAAGGAAAGCAAGTGcacaattatttattgaagTTGGGATTTGAATCTCAACTCTATATAATGACAGCTTTAGTTGACATGTATGCAAAAAGTGGTGTTACAGAAGATGCTCGAAAAGGGTTCAATTATTTACAACAACCTGATCTTGTTCTGTGGACATCCATGATTGCAGGGTATGTACAAAATGGGGAGAATGAAGATGCTCTGAGCTTGTATTGTAGAATGCAGATGGAAGGGATTTTGCCCAATGAACTAACTATGGCTAGTGTTTTAAAAGCTTGTTCAAACCTTGCTGCTTTTGACCAAGGAAGGCAAATCCATGCCCGTACAATCAAATATGGACTTGGACTTGAAGTTACAATTGGAAGTGCTCTTTCAACCATGTATGCAAAATGCGGGAATCTAGAAGAGGGAAACATTGTCTTTAGGAGGATGCCAGAGAGAGATATAATATCATGGAATGCAATGATATCTGGACTTTCTCAAAATGGGTATGGTAAGGAAGCTCTAGAACTATTTGAGGAAATGCGACAGCAAGACACGAAGCCAGATGATGTCACATTTGTGAATGTTCTCTCTGCTTGTAGCCACATGGGATTGGTTGATAGTGGCTGGTTGTATTTCAGGATGATGTTTGATGAATTTGGTTTACTTCCAAAAGTAGAGCATTATGCTTGTATGGTTGATGTCCTGAGTCGTGCGGGGAAGCTGTATGAAGCCAAAGAATTTATTGAATCAACAACTATAGACCATGGCCTATGTTTATGGCGCATTTTATTAGGTGCCTGTCGGAACTACCGTAATTATGAATTGGGAGCGTATGCGGGTGAGAAACTAATGGAGTTGGGCTCACAAGAATCGTCTGCTTACGTGTTATTATCCGGTATCTATACTGCCTTGGGTAGGCCAGAAGATGTTGAACGAGTTAGAAGCATGATGAAAGTCCGAGGAGTGAGCAAGGAGCCTGGGTGTAGCTGGATTGAACTCAAGAGCAATGTTCATGTGTTTGTCGTTGGAGACCAAATGCATCCATGTATTGGAGAAATTAGAACAGAAATACTAAGATTAAGTAAACAAATGAAGGATGAAGGTTACCAACCTGCTTCAGTTACAGACTCTTATGACTTTATGATGTAG
- the LOC8267856 gene encoding tRNA pseudouridine synthase A: MENSDLKITSPPPQEEPERKRPRMSTTTSDEEEIATTAPGDETATVKKQRYKRRKMAIFFAYCGVGYQGMQKNPGAKTIEGDLEEALFHSGAVPEQDRGCPKRYDWARSARTDKGVSAVGQVISGRFYVDPPGLVDRLNSILPSQIRIFGYKRVTASFNAKKFCDRRRYVYLIPVFALDPSSHRDRESVLASLGSGDELVKCLECSERGRKVIGAVGKRSFESKSEAFQTDILLNGGCAIANCEIKEDISMSMDNAHGVRMHSEFVEQTNVSHNEDSETESAMPRTDILSNSEDGNVKSDSKQEEVMVSEDAADGGNKESETMEKDSKASVGEERVNGEEHVMKGSEFCYGEEEKEKFNRILKYYVGSHNFHNFTTRTKAEDPSAQRYIISFDARTTVTVEGIEFVKCEVIGQSFMLHQIRKMIGLAVAIMRNCAPESLISTALQKDVKINVPTAPEVGLYLDECFFTSYNQKWKDHEELCMKDYEEVAEDFKMKYIYSHIASTEQKEGVVGLWLHSLNYRNYPDLRFCYTLDANNEKSTEVVNNGDANSEESAQEKNSEDADVEKNGKVENMVQESRALISHC; encoded by the exons ATGGAAAATTCAGATTTGAAAATCACATCTCCACCGCCACAAGAAGAACCAGAGCGTAAAAGGCCTAGAATGTCCACCACGACCTCCGACGAAGAAGAAATTGCAACAACAGCCCCCGGTGATGAAACCGCCACAGTCAAAAAACAACGATACAAACGCCGCAAAATGGCGATATTCTTCGCTTACTGCGGCGTTGGCTACCAGGGGATGCAAAAGAACCCAGGCGCTAAAACTATCGAAGGTGACCTTGAAGAAGCCCTTTTTCACTCTGGTGCCGTCCCCGAACAGGACCGTGGCTGCCCCAAGCGGTATGATTGGGCTCGCTCTGCTCGCACTGATAAGGGCGTGAGCGCCGTGGGACAAGTCATCTCAGGCCGCTTCTACGTCGATCCGCCAGGACTTGTTGATCGCTTAAATTCAATTCTTCCGTCCCAGATTAGGATCTTTGGGTATAAGCGAGTGACGGCCTCGTTTAATGCTAAGAAGTTCTGTGATCGCAGAAGGTATGTGTATTTGATTCCTGTTTTTGCTCTTGACCCATCATCGCATCGTGATAGGGAGAGTGTGTTAGCTAGTTTAGGCTCTGGTGATGAGCTCGTTAAATGTTTGGAGTGTTCAGAGAGAGGAAGGAAAGTAATTGGTGCCGTTGGTAAGCGTAGTTTTGAATCAAAATCGGAGGCTTTTCAGACAGACATTTTATTGAATGGCGGATGTGCAATTGCAAACTGTGAAATCAAAGAGGATATTAGTATGTCTATGGATAATGCTCATGGCGTTCGTATGCATTCTGAATTTGTTGAACAAACTAATGTCTCACATAATGAAGATTCTGAAACAGAATCTGCAATGCCTCGGACTGACATTTTATCTAACAGTGAAGATGGTAATGTCAAATCCGATAGTAAACAGGAGGAGGTTATGGTGTCTGAGGATGCTGCTGATGGTGGGAATAAAGAATCAGAAACCATGGAGAAAGACTCGAAGGCTAGTGTTGGAGAAGAGAGAGTTAATGGAGAGGAGCACGTGATGAAAGGAAGTGAATTTTGTTATGGAGAGGAGGAGAAGGAGAAGTTCAATAGAATATTGAAGTATTATGTGGGGAGTCACAACTTCCATAACTTTACCACTAGAACTAAGGCTGAAGACCCCTCTGCTCAGCGCTACATTATCTCTTTCGATGCAAGGACTACTGTTACTGTTGAAGGTATTGAGTTTGTCAAGTGCGAGGTTATAGGGCAGAGCTTTATGCTTCACCAGATACGGAAGATGATTGGTCTTGCTGTCGCAATAATGAGGAACTGTGCCCCTGAATCATTGATATCAACTGCTCTACAAAA GGatgtaaaaattaatgtgCCTACCGCTCCTGAAGTTGGCTTATACTTGGATGAATGTTTCTTCACATCATATAACCAGAAATGGAAAGACCATGAAGAACTTTGTATGAAAGATTATGAAGAAGTAGCAGAGGACTTCAAAATGAAGTACATATATTCTCACATTGCATCAACAGAACAGAAGGAAGGAGTGGTAGGCCTGTGGTTACATTCTCTTAACTACCGAAATTATCCTGATCTGCGTTTTTGCTACACGTTAGATGCTAATAATGAGAAAAGCACGGAGGTGGTGAATAATGGAGATGCTAATAGTGAGGAAAGTGCCCAGGAGAAGAACTCGGAAGATGCTGATGTTGAGAAAAATGGCAAAGTTGAGAACATGGTTCAGGAAAGTAGAGCGCTAATATCACATTGCTGA
- the LOC8267855 gene encoding F-box protein SKIP23: MIMDWSQLPPELIEIISKGLTTYSDYLYSRAVCHAWRFSIPKTPNHLPPQLPWLMLPQSQSQSQSQSNQSRRAFFSLSTNKFHFLNLPEVSYRKRHCGSSHGWLMILDDTPTILLINPLTRAKLSLPPLSSFPNVISFNYSDIGREYALRNLLGERVTVSLRQMRDSFIRKVVLSSSPLKDNNFVVIAILNQTDDLAYCRNGDKSWSLVENARSFCEDVIFVNGMFYAVNKAGQIVICDISSDSPRVSFMETPRQAGGDMQYLVNSGDELLLVTRYLDLEYEFDHPDMEPHLIYRTIRFEVFRLDWNGPQWLRMSTLGDKALFIGENSSLSLSATDFSGCMGNCIYYTDDYLDANYDGHFGDHDLGIFKLCDETIEPLPCYPRNFTSPLQWSPPLWVSPNPC, translated from the coding sequence ATGATAATGGATTGGTCTCAACTCCCACCTGAACTCATAGAAATAATCTCCAAAGGCTTAACAACCTACAGCGATTATCTCTATTCACGCGCCGTATGTCATGCTTGGCGATTTTCAATCCCCAAGACCCCCAACCACCTCCCTCCTCAGCTCCCGTGGCTCATGCTCCCCCAATCTCAATCTCAATCTCAATCTCAATCCAACCAATCACGCCGCGCGTTTTTCAGTCTCTCCACAAACAAATTCCACTTCCTCAACCTCCCTGAAGTCTCCTATCGCAAACGACACTGCGGCTCTTCTCACGGCTGGCTCATGATCCTCGACGACACACCAACAATTCTTCTCATTAACCCTCTCACGCGAGCCAAGCTCTCTTTGCCTCCCCTTTCGAGTTTTCCTAATGTTATTAGCTTTAATTACTCTGATATCGGCCGAGAATACGCGCTTCGGAACTTGCTCGGCGAACGCGTCACCGTTAGCTTGAGGCAAATGCGTGATTCGTTCATTAGGAAAGTTGTTTTATCTTCGAGTCCGTTGAAGGATAACAATTTCGTGGTTATAGCAATTCTTAATCAAACAGATGACTTGGCTTATTGCAGAAATGGAGACAAATCCTGGAGTCTTGTAGAAAATGCACGCTCTTTTTGTGAAGATGTTATCTTTGTAAACGGAATGTTTTACGCGGTTAACAAGGCTGGTCAAATTGTGATTTGTGATATCAGCAGTGATTCACCTAGGGTTTCGTTTATGGAAACGCCTAGACAAGCTGGTGGTGATATGCAGTATTTGGTTAATTCTGGAGATGAATTGTTATTGGTGACTAGGTATTTGGATCTTGAATATGAATTTGATCATCCAGATATGGAGCCACATTTGATTTACAGAACAATACGATTTGAAGTTTTTAGGCTGGATTGGAATGGACCGCAATGGCTGAGGATGAGTACCTTGGGTGATAAGGCATTGTTCATTGGTGAAAATAGTTCATTATCGTTGTCAGCTACTGATTTCTCTGGTTGTATGGGGAATTGCATATATTATACGGATGATTACTTGGATGCTAATTATGATGGGCATTTTGGAGATCATGATTTGGGCATTTTTAAGTTATGCGACGAAACCATTGAGCCTTTGCCTTGCTATCCTCGGAATTTTACTTCTCCGTTACAATGGTCCCCACCACTTTGGGTTTCTCCCAATCCATGCTAA
- the LOC8267854 gene encoding ganglioside-induced differentiation-associated protein 2, translated as MTASTIILSQSDQENLIDKLEVFKIQGRDKRGRKVLRIVGKLFPARLVSSEALHKYLEDKIYPKLEGRPFSVVYLHTNVQRSENFPGISALRSIYDAIPINVKNNLEAVYFVHPAIQDRLFFATFGRLLFSGGLYGKLRYVSRLGFLWDHVRRNEFEIPQFAYDHEEELEYRPITDYGLESDHPRVYCGNSVDNPVSMYSMRCIA; from the exons ATGACTGCTTCTACGATAATTCTTTCTCAGTCCGACCAAGAAAATCTCATCGACAAACTAGAGGTATTCAAGATCCAAGGCCGAGACAAGCGTGGCCGTAAGGTTCTTCGCATCGTCGGCAAGCTCTTTCCTG CTCGGCTAGTGAGCAGTGAGGCGCTGCACAAGTATTTGGAGGATAAAATCTATCCTAAATTGGAAGGAAGGCCGTTCTCTGTTGTATATTTGCACACAAATGTTCAAAGGAGTGAGAATTTCCCTGGAATCTCAGCCCTACGATCAATCTACGATGCAATTCCGATCAACGTGAAGAATAATCTGGAGGCTGTTTATTTCGTGCACCCTGCCATACAAGATAGACTCTTCTTTGCCACTTTTGGTCGTCTTCTTTTTAGTGGAGG GTTATATGGGAAGCTTAGGTATGTAAGCAGGCTGGGATTTCTGTGGGACCATGTGAGGAGGAACGAGTTCGAAATACCACAGTTTGCGTATGATCACGAGGAAGAACTGGAGTACCGGCCTATAACTGACTATGGGTTGGAAAGTGATCATCCGAGAGTTTACTGTGGGAACTCTGTGGATAATCCAGTTTCCATGTACTCGATGCGATGTATTGCGTAG
- the LOC8267853 gene encoding pentatricopeptide repeat-containing protein At5g40410, mitochondrial isoform X1, with protein sequence MSISQKILQPLPLFKFIISRIITFHNAFPFQSSLQFHTCPNLDTLVSALISSIASCNSISYCGVLHSRVIKSLSYNHGFVGDQFVSAYVRLGCTKDAQNLFDELPEKDLVSWNSLISGFSRRGDLDNCLNVFSKMKYQTILKPNEVTFISLISACTDAGALGMGKYVHGFAVKLGTILEVKVVNALICLYGKSGCLDAACRIFEEMQVQNLVSWNSIIAVHVQRGFAQDGLRYFIVMRRAGIVSDQATLVILLQACESVGLRKLVEAIHGYIFGCGLNMNLAVETALLKLYANLGMLSASHKVFREMVNKDAVAWTAMLACYAVHGCGKEAIELFELMVREGAVPDHVTFTHLLSACSHSGLVKEGKYYFKVMSEVYRVEPRVDHYSCMVDLLGRSGLLDDAYKLIKSMQIQPNSAVWGALIGACRIYGNIELGKEVAEKLCVLDPSDSRNYIMLSNMLSASRQWKDASKVRALMRERNLTRNPGCSFIEHGNRIRRFVTFDQSHPETKQIYNKLDALMRRIREAGYTPKTEFVLHDVGEDVKEDLISKHSEKLAIAFGILVTNANVPLIITKNLRICGDCHSTAKFISLIEKRTIIIRDTKRFHHFANGTCSCRDYCNVEIQTKLRWY encoded by the exons ATGTCAATTTCTCAAAAAATCTTACAGCCTTTGCCTTTATTCAAGTTTATCATCTCAAGAATAATAACCTTTCACAAcgcttttccttttcaatcaTCCCTTCAGTTTCATACATGTCCAAATTTAGACACCCTTGTTTCAGCTCTAATCAGTTCTATAGCCTCTTGTAATTCGATCTCTTACTGTGGAGTGCTTCATAGCAGAGTAATAAAATCCTTAAGCTACAACCACGGTTTTGTTGGTGATCAATTTGTATCTGCTTATGTTCGTTTAGGATGCACAAAAGATGCACAGAATTTGTTCGATGAATTGCCTGAGAAGGACTTGGTCTCCTGGAATTCTCTAATTTCTGGGTTTTCGCGCAGAGGGGATTTGGATAATTGCTTAAATGTGTTTTCGAAGATGAAATATCAAACCATTTTGAAACCCAATGAGGTTACATTTATATCTCTCATTTCAGCTTGTACTGATGCTGGAGCTCTTGGTATGGGCAAGTATGTTCATGGGTTTGCAGTGAAATTAGGTACGATTTTGGAAGTGAAAGTTGTTAATGCTCTTATTTGCTTGTATGGAAAGTCTGGGTGTTTGGATGCAGCTTGTAGAATATTTGAGGAAATGCAAGTGCAGAATTTAGTGTCCTGGAATTCAATTATTGCAGTTCATGTTCAAAGAGGATTCGCCCAGGATGGGCTAAGATATTTTATTGTGATGAGAAGGGCAGGGATTGTGTCTGATCAGGCTACTCTAGTAATTTTGCTACAAGCGTGTGAAAGTGTAGGTTTAAGGAAACTGGTAGAGGCTATTCATGGATATATCTTCGGCTGTGGCCTGAACATGAACTTAGCTGTAGAAACTGCATTATTAAAGTTGTATGCTAACTTGGGGATGTTAAGTGCTTCTCACAAGGTATTCCGAGAGATGGTTAATAAGGATGCAGTAGCATGGACAGCCATGCTTGCATGCTATGCAGTGCATGGTTGTGGGAAAGAAGCAATAGAACTTTTTGAACTCATGGTTAGAGAAGGTGCGGTGCCTGATCATGTTACATTCACTCACTTGTTAAGCGCTTGTAGCCATTCAGGGCTAGTGAAGGAGGGCAAATATTACTTCAAGGTTATGTCTGAAGTTTACAGGGTTGAGCCAAGGGTAGATCACTATTCATGCATGGTTGACCTTTTGGGTCGCTCTGGGCTGCTGGATGATGCTTATAAGCTTATCAAAAGCATGCAAATACAGCCAAACTCTGCAGTATGGGGTGCTCTTATTGGTGCTTGTAGGATCTATGGTAACATTGAACTTGGGAAGGAAGTTGCTGAGAAATTGTGTGTTTTAGACCCATCAGACTCTAGAAACTACATCATGTTATCAAATATGCTTTCTGCATCTCGACAATGGAAGGATGCTTCAAAAGTACGGGCATTaatgagagaaagaaatcTGACCAGAAATCCTGGATGTAGCTTTATTGAACATGGAAACAGAATTCGACGTTTTGTGACGTTTGATCAGTCTCACCCCGAGACAAAGCAAATATATAACAAGTTGGACGCACTTATGAGAAGGATTCGAGAAGCGGGATATACCCCAAAAACTGAATTTGTTCTGCATGATGTTGGTGAGGATGTGAAAGAGGATCTAATCAGTAAGCACAGTGAGAAGTTAGCTATTGCATTTGGGATTTTGGTGACTAACGCAAATGTACCACTGATTATAACAAAGAACCTTAGAATATGTGGCGACTGTCACAGCACCGCAAAATTCATATCACTGATTGAGAAGCGTACAATAATAATTCGAGATACAAAGCGGTTTCACCATTTTGCCAATGGAACATGTTCTTGTAGGGATTACTG CAATGTAGAGATCCAAACAAAACTCCGATGGTACTGA
- the LOC8267853 gene encoding pentatricopeptide repeat-containing protein At5g40410, mitochondrial isoform X2: MSISQKILQPLPLFKFIISRIITFHNAFPFQSSLQFHTCPNLDTLVSALISSIASCNSISYCGVLHSRVIKSLSYNHGFVGDQFVSAYVRLGCTKDAQNLFDELPEKDLVSWNSLISGFSRRGDLDNCLNVFSKMKYQTILKPNEVTFISLISACTDAGALGMGKYVHGFAVKLGTILEVKVVNALICLYGKSGCLDAACRIFEEMQVQNLVSWNSIIAVHVQRGFAQDGLRYFIVMRRAGIVSDQATLVILLQACESVGLRKLVEAIHGYIFGCGLNMNLAVETALLKLYANLGMLSASHKVFREMVNKDAVAWTAMLACYAVHGCGKEAIELFELMVREGAVPDHVTFTHLLSACSHSGLVKEGKYYFKVMSEVYRVEPRVDHYSCMVDLLGRSGLLDDAYKLIKSMQIQPNSAVWGALIGACRIYGNIELGKEVAEKLCVLDPSDSRNYIMLSNMLSASRQWKDASKVRALMRERNLTRNPGCSFIEHGNRIRRFVTFDQSHPETKQIYNKLDALMRRIREAGYTPKTEFVLHDVGEDVKEDLISKHSEKLAIAFGILVTNANVPLIITKNLRICGDCHSTAKFISLIEKRTIIIRDTKRFHHFANGTCSCRDYW; encoded by the coding sequence ATGTCAATTTCTCAAAAAATCTTACAGCCTTTGCCTTTATTCAAGTTTATCATCTCAAGAATAATAACCTTTCACAAcgcttttccttttcaatcaTCCCTTCAGTTTCATACATGTCCAAATTTAGACACCCTTGTTTCAGCTCTAATCAGTTCTATAGCCTCTTGTAATTCGATCTCTTACTGTGGAGTGCTTCATAGCAGAGTAATAAAATCCTTAAGCTACAACCACGGTTTTGTTGGTGATCAATTTGTATCTGCTTATGTTCGTTTAGGATGCACAAAAGATGCACAGAATTTGTTCGATGAATTGCCTGAGAAGGACTTGGTCTCCTGGAATTCTCTAATTTCTGGGTTTTCGCGCAGAGGGGATTTGGATAATTGCTTAAATGTGTTTTCGAAGATGAAATATCAAACCATTTTGAAACCCAATGAGGTTACATTTATATCTCTCATTTCAGCTTGTACTGATGCTGGAGCTCTTGGTATGGGCAAGTATGTTCATGGGTTTGCAGTGAAATTAGGTACGATTTTGGAAGTGAAAGTTGTTAATGCTCTTATTTGCTTGTATGGAAAGTCTGGGTGTTTGGATGCAGCTTGTAGAATATTTGAGGAAATGCAAGTGCAGAATTTAGTGTCCTGGAATTCAATTATTGCAGTTCATGTTCAAAGAGGATTCGCCCAGGATGGGCTAAGATATTTTATTGTGATGAGAAGGGCAGGGATTGTGTCTGATCAGGCTACTCTAGTAATTTTGCTACAAGCGTGTGAAAGTGTAGGTTTAAGGAAACTGGTAGAGGCTATTCATGGATATATCTTCGGCTGTGGCCTGAACATGAACTTAGCTGTAGAAACTGCATTATTAAAGTTGTATGCTAACTTGGGGATGTTAAGTGCTTCTCACAAGGTATTCCGAGAGATGGTTAATAAGGATGCAGTAGCATGGACAGCCATGCTTGCATGCTATGCAGTGCATGGTTGTGGGAAAGAAGCAATAGAACTTTTTGAACTCATGGTTAGAGAAGGTGCGGTGCCTGATCATGTTACATTCACTCACTTGTTAAGCGCTTGTAGCCATTCAGGGCTAGTGAAGGAGGGCAAATATTACTTCAAGGTTATGTCTGAAGTTTACAGGGTTGAGCCAAGGGTAGATCACTATTCATGCATGGTTGACCTTTTGGGTCGCTCTGGGCTGCTGGATGATGCTTATAAGCTTATCAAAAGCATGCAAATACAGCCAAACTCTGCAGTATGGGGTGCTCTTATTGGTGCTTGTAGGATCTATGGTAACATTGAACTTGGGAAGGAAGTTGCTGAGAAATTGTGTGTTTTAGACCCATCAGACTCTAGAAACTACATCATGTTATCAAATATGCTTTCTGCATCTCGACAATGGAAGGATGCTTCAAAAGTACGGGCATTaatgagagaaagaaatcTGACCAGAAATCCTGGATGTAGCTTTATTGAACATGGAAACAGAATTCGACGTTTTGTGACGTTTGATCAGTCTCACCCCGAGACAAAGCAAATATATAACAAGTTGGACGCACTTATGAGAAGGATTCGAGAAGCGGGATATACCCCAAAAACTGAATTTGTTCTGCATGATGTTGGTGAGGATGTGAAAGAGGATCTAATCAGTAAGCACAGTGAGAAGTTAGCTATTGCATTTGGGATTTTGGTGACTAACGCAAATGTACCACTGATTATAACAAAGAACCTTAGAATATGTGGCGACTGTCACAGCACCGCAAAATTCATATCACTGATTGAGAAGCGTACAATAATAATTCGAGATACAAAGCGGTTTCACCATTTTGCCAATGGAACATGTTCTTGTAGGGATTACTGGTAA
- the LOC8267852 gene encoding high mobility group B protein 9, which produces MSPATKKIALDHEVEKTRHYPTPLASHDKIVEDPITFWDTLRRFHSLMSTKFMIPVIGGRELDLHILYVEATKRGGYEKVVADKKWREVGSVFKFSPTTTSASFVLRKHYFGLLYHYEQVHFFKVQGPMSSSAAAFPGNSTLFRPELAIVEYSPEVIKHRPEPPSEGSSSFSALGTIDGKFDCGYLVSVRVGSEVLSGVLYHPDQPQHSFSSISQCNDNALIPYTGSRRRDHSARRRRRRSRRAGDPSYPKPNRSGYNFFFAEKHYKLKSLYPNREREFTKIIGQSWSNLSAEERMVYQNIGLKDKERYKRELKEYKERLKLRETMELELQKLGIDSS; this is translated from the exons ATGTCGCCGGCGACTAAGAAAATTGCTCTTGATCATGAAGTAGAAAAGACCAGGCATTATCCTACTCCTCTTGCTTCTCATGATAAAATTGTTGAAGACCCCATTACTTTCTGGGACACTCTTAGGCGCTTTCATTCTCTTATGAGTACTAAGTTTAT gaTTCCTGTGATTGGAGGGCGGGAGCTAGATTTGCATATATTATATGTAGAGGCTACAAAAAGAGGTGGTTATGAGAAG GTTGTCGCAGATAAGAAATGGAGGGAAGTGGGTTCTGTATTTAAGTTCTCTCCAACAACAACAAGTGCCTCTTTTGTATTGAGAAAACATTATTTTGGCCTGCTTTACCATTATGAGCAAGTTCACTTCTTTAAGGTTCAAGGTCCTATGAGTTCTTCAGCAG CTGCATTTCCTGGAAACAGCACTTTATTTAGACCCGAATTAGCTATTGTGGAATATTCCCCTGAAGTGATAAAGCATCGCCCTGAACCACCAAGTGAAG GGTCCTCATCTTTCTCAGCTCTTGGAACTATTGATGGGAAATTCGATTGTGGTTATCTAGTGTCTGTGCGAGTGGGTTCCGAGGTTCTCAGTGGAGTACTTTACCATCCGGACCAGCCACAGCActcattttcttctatttcccAATGTAATGATAATGCCTTAATTCCATATACTGGCAGCCGGAGACGGGACCATTCTGCTCGTCGTCGCCGGAGGAGAAGCAGAAGAGCAGGGGATCCTAGCTACCCAAAACCCAACAGAAGTGGTTacaactttttctttgctGAAAAGCACTACAAGCTCAAATCTCTTTACCcaaatagagagagagaatttaCAAAAATCATTGGTCAATCATGGAGTAATCTGAGTGCGGAGGAGAGGATG GTTTACCAGAATATTGGATTGAAAGACAAAGAAAGATACAAGAGAGAGTTGAAAGAGTACAAAGAGAGACTGAAGCTTAGAGAGACCATGGAATTAGAACTCCAGAAGTTGGGAATTGATTCAAGCTAG